From Solibacillus isronensis, the proteins below share one genomic window:
- a CDS encoding MerR family transcriptional regulator — translation MYKTKEIAALVGLHPNTVRIYEEWGFISPVPRQANGYRIYSNTHLFQLKVARTLFRCEIVQGDIRKKAREIVYACGKEDFTKAEQLTIYYLTNLEHEYNHALSATKVVEKWLKEDSTVSSCTYSRKEVALLLDITPETVRNWERNGLITVPRLYNGKRVYGERELEQLRVIRSLRSAHYSINAILRLLRRIQQPSPDIIAILNTPTDEEDIVSVTDQLGKSLLDAIADAKDTLDLLHEKTTFQKR, via the coding sequence GTGTACAAAACAAAAGAAATTGCAGCACTTGTTGGGTTACACCCCAACACGGTACGCATATATGAGGAATGGGGCTTTATTTCCCCTGTTCCAAGACAGGCAAATGGCTACCGTATCTATTCAAATACCCACTTGTTTCAGTTAAAAGTCGCACGAACCCTCTTTCGGTGTGAAATTGTACAAGGAGATATTCGAAAAAAGGCGCGCGAAATTGTATATGCTTGTGGTAAAGAAGATTTTACTAAGGCTGAACAACTAACGATATACTATCTTACTAATTTAGAACACGAATATAATCATGCTCTATCTGCTACAAAAGTTGTTGAGAAATGGCTGAAGGAAGATTCTACTGTTAGTTCTTGTACTTACTCGCGAAAAGAAGTTGCACTACTTCTAGATATCACACCTGAAACTGTACGAAATTGGGAACGTAACGGACTCATTACAGTTCCTAGATTGTACAATGGTAAACGAGTATATGGTGAAAGGGAACTTGAGCAGCTACGAGTTATTCGCAGTTTAAGAAGTGCTCATTATTCTATTAATGCTATTTTACGTTTACTCAGACGAATTCAACAACCTAGCCCTGATATTATCGCAATTTTAAATACACCAACGGATGAAGAAGATATCGTGTCAGTTACGGATCAATTAGGTAAATCATTACTAGATGCCATAGCAGATGCTAAAGATACATTAGATTTGCTTCATGAAAAAACCACTTTCCAAAAACGATAA
- a CDS encoding ABC transporter ATP-binding protein has protein sequence MILNVKNLSVTYGAKIAVNNVSFSVEPGEVIGLLGANGAGKSSTIAAVLGIEKSNFKELTMLGKSPIVQRKEVFQEVGVQFQETNFQDKLIVREAFEQWGSLYKQTADVPLLLQTFGLAGKETQLVKSLSGGERQRLAVLLALISNPKLVFLDELTTGLDTRARRMLWKQLLAMKEKGLAIVLTSHYMDEVEILCDKILILKNGETVFQGTIQEAIQVSEKSTLEGAYLHFSGEEDWI, from the coding sequence ATGATATTAAATGTCAAAAACTTATCAGTCACATACGGTGCTAAAATAGCTGTTAATAACGTTAGTTTTAGTGTTGAACCCGGTGAGGTAATTGGCTTACTTGGAGCAAATGGTGCAGGGAAATCATCTACTATTGCGGCAGTACTTGGGATTGAAAAGAGTAATTTCAAAGAACTCACAATGCTTGGGAAATCACCAATCGTTCAACGTAAGGAGGTCTTTCAAGAGGTAGGAGTACAGTTTCAGGAAACAAATTTTCAAGATAAATTAATCGTACGTGAGGCATTCGAGCAGTGGGGGTCACTTTATAAACAAACTGCTGATGTACCATTACTGTTACAAACATTTGGTCTAGCTGGTAAGGAAACTCAGCTTGTAAAATCACTTTCAGGCGGAGAACGTCAACGTTTAGCAGTGTTATTAGCTCTAATTTCAAACCCTAAGCTTGTTTTTTTAGACGAACTCACAACAGGGTTAGATACAAGGGCTAGACGCATGCTTTGGAAGCAGCTTTTAGCGATGAAAGAAAAAGGTTTGGCAATTGTCCTAACATCACATTACATGGATGAGGTTGAGATATTATGTGATAAAATCTTGATTTTAAAAAATGGAGAAACGGTCTTTCAAGGTACAATCCAGGAGGCAATCCAAGTAAGTGAGAAATCCACATTAGAGGGTGCGTATTTACATTTCTCTGGCGAGGAGGATTGGATATGA
- a CDS encoding molecular chaperone, giving the protein MKLEFLKIENIVETEKNIIIYIPAGGIQFQFKNKIISLKDPLRIAMTHRGSFLNVVRYIDFVVYDDLSIYTTGEIKRESLFGIVSNDEVLLAIHKALEKERTDVPFFKSLDFKAMSNREFGDTYEQSS; this is encoded by the coding sequence ATGAAACTTGAATTTTTAAAAATTGAAAATATCGTAGAAACCGAAAAAAACATAATCATTTACATACCAGCAGGGGGCATCCAGTTTCAATTTAAAAATAAGATCATTTCTTTAAAGGATCCGTTAAGAATTGCTATGACACATCGGGGCAGCTTCCTCAATGTTGTTCGTTACATCGATTTCGTAGTTTACGATGACCTATCAATATATACGACAGGTGAGATTAAGCGAGAAAGCTTATTTGGTATTGTATCAAATGATGAAGTGCTATTAGCCATTCATAAAGCGCTGGAAAAAGAACGTACGGATGTTCCGTTTTTTAAATCATTGGATTTTAAAGCAATGTCTAACCGTGAATTTGGTGATACGTATGAGCAGTCGAGTTAA
- a CDS encoding EamA family transporter, with product MELKIDKSIYMIGIYALLGSAILTSVSQVFYANQVQSVHPFIFTGISFFITALYFQTFAFKQKTKVNWTEDKKPLLKLNIASAITFMGFYFALKYVEPAIVSSLEMGIAPLFILILMMLQGKIISIKKWVISIGTLAACLILIWAVISGESGISSQISSEMFIGIIASILCGIGAVFCSEYSKELSNRGWSSSMILSKRYIAIILISFIFTYDLIIPYFIDNIIWILIVTVGGVLIPNYLLQRGIQYTNTFLVMMSLSFIPVFTFLFQLFDTRIQFSLVTCIGVFFLFICGFSSLKDDGKN from the coding sequence ATGGAATTAAAAATTGATAAATCTATTTACATGATTGGTATTTACGCCTTGCTTGGCTCGGCAATATTAACATCTGTTAGCCAAGTCTTTTATGCAAATCAAGTTCAATCCGTACACCCTTTTATATTTACTGGAATAAGTTTCTTTATTACAGCTCTTTATTTTCAAACATTTGCATTTAAACAAAAAACAAAGGTCAATTGGACAGAAGACAAAAAGCCATTATTAAAATTAAATATAGCTTCTGCTATAACATTTATGGGCTTCTATTTTGCATTAAAGTATGTTGAGCCAGCAATAGTTAGCTCATTAGAAATGGGGATAGCTCCATTATTTATCTTGATTTTAATGATGCTTCAAGGAAAAATAATCTCAATAAAAAAATGGGTTATATCGATTGGAACATTAGCAGCGTGCTTAATTTTGATTTGGGCAGTCATAAGCGGTGAATCAGGAATTTCTTCTCAAATTTCATCTGAAATGTTTATAGGGATTATTGCTAGTATTCTTTGTGGGATAGGAGCTGTTTTTTGTTCGGAATATTCGAAAGAGTTAAGTAATAGAGGGTGGTCAAGTTCCATGATTTTATCTAAGCGATACATCGCGATTATTTTGATTTCATTTATTTTTACATATGATTTAATAATACCCTACTTCATAGATAATATCATTTGGATTCTAATTGTCACAGTAGGCGGTGTTCTCATTCCCAATTATTTATTACAAAGAGGCATTCAATATACAAACACTTTTTTAGTCATGATGTCACTTAGCTTTATACCCGTATTCACGTTTTTGTTTCAACTATTCGACACACGTATTCAATTTTCACTCGTTACATGCATAGGCGTATTTTTTTTATTTATTTGTGGATTTAGTAGTTTAAAAGATGACGGAAAGAACTAA
- a CDS encoding ABC transporter permease — MTTFLTLLKIEGKLVWKGIDILIFGICFPIILATVFGYLLSKDGSIGASNFELSYAAVITIGVLATGVMGVPLTIADYRHRGILKRFQVTPVSPLQILFAQGLIQLSSALVSFIGVTLVYHLLFDYELKGSWTLFLLTYIFVILAMYSIGIFIGSIVPDQKSANVWSSVAYFTMLLFSGATIPYEAMPRIFQWVMNILPLSHGIHLLKQTSTGALLTDGLFHILILILCIVIGLGGAIKFFKWK, encoded by the coding sequence ATGACTACATTTTTAACACTTTTAAAAATCGAGGGTAAACTCGTTTGGAAGGGTATCGATATTCTTATTTTCGGTATTTGCTTCCCTATAATTTTAGCCACAGTATTCGGTTATTTACTGAGCAAGGACGGCTCAATTGGTGCTTCTAACTTTGAATTATCGTACGCGGCTGTCATTACGATAGGTGTACTAGCGACAGGTGTTATGGGTGTACCACTAACCATTGCAGATTACCGTCACCGAGGAATTTTAAAGCGATTCCAAGTGACACCAGTATCCCCTCTCCAAATTTTATTTGCACAGGGATTGATTCAACTTTCTTCAGCACTTGTATCATTTATTGGTGTTACACTTGTTTACCATCTATTATTTGATTATGAACTAAAGGGATCGTGGACACTATTCCTTCTGACTTATATTTTTGTCATTTTAGCGATGTATAGCATCGGTATTTTTATTGGAAGTATAGTACCTGATCAAAAGTCAGCAAATGTTTGGAGCTCAGTTGCTTACTTTACAATGTTACTGTTTTCAGGGGCAACTATTCCGTACGAAGCTATGCCTCGAATATTCCAATGGGTAATGAATATTTTACCGCTTTCTCATGGTATTCATTTATTAAAACAGACAAGCACTGGAGCGTTACTAACAGATGGTCTTTTCCATATCTTGATTTTAATTTTATGTATTGTAATTGGATTAGGGGGAGCAATAAAATTCTTCAAATGGAAGTAG